GCTGATAAGAGATAAATACCATCTTACGACACTGATCACTAAACCTGGCACACAATTCAAGTTGCAGACACTTACAGCACCACTATTTCTAAAACGGTAAAGATTAAGCAGCATTTCTTTTCAGTGTCACATGTTCACTGTAGCAAATTACCGTCTACATTATCATGGCGATTAATTTACAATTAACCATAACGCCGACTAGTAGCCTTGCAGAACATTACCAAGCAGCTACAGCCATACGTAAACAAGACTTGAATTTGGAAGGCACAACCTTCCTTTcaccaattatacagggtgatgccGTTATTATCTTACAAAATTCCAGGGTTGTTGAAGAAGCGGCTGCGTATCACTTTGAGGTTTCGGACCCtgggtccggaaacgaccgagtcgacaattataagcgaaaatcgttccgatacctcttgatagtggaatacatgtactggtactgttgttaagATCATCAAAGTAGTAGCCTATATCAAAACAAGCAAAAAAAGTCTACTAcgtatgggctttaaaatgcacacGTTTATAGCTATGAGCACCGTTTCAGTAGAGGAGAtgagtttcacaatatcgaaggtgAACAAGTCATCATAGCTCTTAAGTtctgcattttaaagcccatacttactagacatttttgtcttgtttcggTCCAGACAACCACCTCAGAAAGTTTCCTAGTCTACAATCTCAGCCGCAACAGCACCGTACATGTATTCCTAATATCAGAACGATTTCCCCTTACAAATTTCGACcccgtcgtttccggaccagggaccTCACatctacatttacccttctccgtcatccccgaaagtttgtaacatcaccacggaatcaTCTGTTGTGCGTTTAGTTAGGTGAAAATAGCTATAGCCAATGTATTCGTTGCGAGGGAGCTCAGTAACTATACTGGGTATTTATATATCGTCTATTTTtcagtctgcccgcatctcgtggtcgtgcggtagcgttctcacttcccacgcccgggttcccgggttcgattcccggcggggtcagggattttctctgcctcgtgatggctgggtgttgtgtgatgtccttaggttagttaggtttcagtagttctaagttctaggggactgatgaccatagctgttaagtcccatagtgctcagagccatttgaaccattttttcagtcccAGTTGCACATTTTTTATACAGTATGTATAGTTTTAGTAGCCCTGGATCGTTTCCGGATCTGCGTAGTTGCGTCACCAACTCGTCGGTCTGCGCCGGAACTACACATCATGATCAACATTCTGGCGTGTAGTTCCGATACAGACATGGGAGATTGCTGACCAATTACACAGATCTAAGATGATGAAGGAAGACCAAACTAATCATATTCTGTCGAAAGTGTCCAACTGAGACATCTGTCTATTAAAGCTGTTCTGTGAAAGTCGTTCATAAGTGTTGTTGCTTCTCTAAACGATATATGGGAATACTATATCTTCTTACAACAGCGCACAGACGCAGGGGCAGTCGAAATGGCTCTCCGGTAAACGAGTTACATGAACTACTGTGCGAAGCGATCTTTTCGTTTTCTAAATCTATTGCCCTGTTCCTAATCAAATCTCGATCGTTTGTGCCTGTTGCAGCATTACGCGCTATTACATAAGAGTAGCCTCTCTAGTTCCGGAATCTGATCTAATGGCATTGCGCGAAGCGAGGAGGCAGAAAAGCCGTCCGTGAACTCACCGTGATCCTTGCCTTCGAAGAGCAACTTGTCGCGCTCCTCCTCCTTGGCGTGCTCGATCTCGAGCAGGTAGGTGTCGACCAGGTCCCTGATGTTTGACCGGTCGAACGTCTCGCGGTGGCTGTCGACCGTCTGCTGGAAGAAGTTGGCCATCTCGCGCCGGTTGAGGTCCAGCTTGCGCTTGGCCGCCCACAGGCCGGGCATCGGCAGCCACTTGAGCGCCGGCACGAAGTTGATCCACGCCATCTCGCCGAACAGCCGGAAGCCCTCCTCGACCAGGTCCATGAAGCGCTGGAAGCGCGAGTCGCCGTGCTGGAAGCGCACGCTCATGATGAGCTCGCAGATCACGTTCGACACCGACGTGGCCAGCACCGGGTTGAGGTCGGTGGGCGCGCCCTTCAGGTCGGACAGTGTCCGGAGCACCGACTCCACCTCTTTCTGCGAAACGACAACACGCGCGGAATGAGGCTTCTGCCCAAGTGCTGCTTCAGCGCACAGTAAATGACCAAATGTGAATAGGTAAAGCTTTGAAAAGATCTTTATAACTGTCGCCCTATGTACATGACAATCTGCTGTTCCTCGACACAGTGTGATTGGAGGCAAGCGAACTACAATGTTACAAGTTACTGGATTCTTATTAATAACATTTTATTAGTCAAGAACACAAAAGTTATTTATAATCACTGGTAACTAGTTTCAGCTAAAACGgctaaccatcttcagatcaaataAGACAAACATTGCAGTGTCTAATCACCAGGCCTGTAGGAGACACAGTGTCATCAATGAAATACAAGCTTATGTGTTACAGCGTGCACAAGCATTCGTTGATGACAATGTGTCTGCTACGGGCCACGAGGTTAGAAACGGCAATATTTGCGTGCTTCCAGCATTCTGGATGTTATCGGACAGTAACTCTTATTGAATTGTGACACAAAAATACAGCCAGAGCTGCAAGTAACGTAGGTGTTTATTCAGTAAGTGATCGGTTTCGggttggttggttcaaaaatgggtGTTGACGCGAAACCAGTTACCTACCGAACAGACACCTATTTTATTCGCAGCTCTGACAGTCTTTATGTACCCTACAGCAATGTTTATCTTATTTGATCTCGAGATGGCTAGCTGTTTAGCGGAGACGTATCCACGATTAGAAATAATTTTTGCGATCTTGACTATTAAAGgattatttacaagaataaaatgaaattatatggTTCCAGAGTCCTCTTCACATGTCAAACATCCATGAATTATATGACTGAAGCGACGAACGGAAATTGATACCAAGGCCGGGATTAGAACCCGGATCTCCTAATGCATCACCCTGCCTGCGGCTATGCACAGCTGCACCTGCTACCCtcccacgcctccctcctcaattcaAATCCCCATTCACGCTTCAGCCCACTTGGGATTTCCCCTGATGGGAATTTCGACTAAGGACAGAGGTGTACGGGGGTAGTCCATGCTATCGCGCAAAGCCACTgtaccagggtggcgtagtggtcagagcatctgcctagtgagcaagatACCGAGGTTCGAATCTCGGCCTTGCAAAAAATTTTCATTCCTCGCTTCAGTCTGCCATACATACATTATTTATAAGACTCCAATAACTCCTTACATGATAATCATTTGAGATGACACGAGTTACACTACGTAAGTAAAAGTGTATTTTCTTCCTAGCTGCTACAAGAAGTACTTTCTTTGTTGAATGGTCTTTACATGTCGTATTTATACAAGAGAGAGGAAAAAATATCAGGACTATGGTTTCTTCGGACTTACCGGAAACTTCCACAAGACTGGTACAAatgataacctccccatcattattCAAGAACCTCCTAATATAACTTGTCACAACTAAATGGAAGCCGGTATACCTTTCCAAGACAGGTaggacaaaatatttttaaaaagtaatccCACTAACGCCCTTAGATAGAAACATTGTGACACTGCGTACTATTTTCCTCATCGGTGCAGATATTAAAAAGCATCACGCAAATGACGACACTTCAGACCTAAGAAGTTCGCCTGTTAAGCGTAGCTCCCCGCCCGAGATATGTCACAAAACAACAGACCGCGTGAGCTACGAGTTACGGCAGAGCTGAAACAGACGTCATGCGAGATAAGTTATCGCACGAGACGGTGCGGGGCGAGCATTCTGTAACACGTGACTGGTGGAGGCGTGTCCGGCGGCTAAATATGTCCCCGAAAAAGGACTCTCGGTCAGTAGCGATAGCGGGGAGTGTAGCAATGCGCAGCGCCGCCTTACcatgatgcggctctccatgtgcTCCTTGCCGGCTCCGATGTACTTCATGCCGAACTGGCGCAGCCGCTCGTGCAGGAAGCGCCGCTGGTCCTTCCACAGTTTGCCGTCCGTGTTGATGATACCTGCAAGGTGGAAACGCACTTCTCAGAATCGGCTGGCTTCCTAAGTGGCAATACGAGCGCACAGTGATTCGAAACTGATGTTACAAATATGTAAGGCTCGTACTGGATACTGAGTAGTTACTGTTGCTTTTGCTGGAATGAGAGCTCTTTCCGTCAGAACAAACTTCAGAACGCCTGACGGTAccgaccgcccgccgtgtcatcctcagacgataggcgTCACTGCATGTGGATGTGGAGGGGGTCATACGGTCAGCACACCCCAGTCCCAACCTTAGTCATTTTTCGTGACCTGAACCGGTACttcttagtcaagtagctcctcaattggccttacaAGAGCTGAGAGCACCCCGTTTACCTGCAGCTCTCGGCACACGCTGTCGGTCACCtaaccaagtgctagccaagtccgacagcgcttaacttcggtgatgtgacgggaaccggtgttaccactgcggcagtgcTATTGGCGCCATCAGATTCAATAATAGTAATGATAAGAATAATAACGATATTGCACAAAAGGACACCACCACACGCGGTAtgtgctgtctgtctgtctctacCAGACATTTTGAGGAAGAACGATAGGCTAAACTGGAATTCTATAGTACAGGATGTGACATTGCGCTGTCGATCAACAACAGTATCCAGTTAAGAATGAACTCGCATATTGCGACTGTGGTTCCGTATCAGCTGAAGAATATTTCCgagcaaatgaaaatgtgtgccggaccgtgattcgAACACCGATTACGCGCTCGCGAGAAGCTGGaagtccgagttcgagtctaggtccaccacaaattttcatttcatctGAAATTTATTCAGCTGGTGCAGAACCATAATCACAATATGCCAGATAATTCttaaactgtaattatttaacttttcttttgCAGTATTAACTCCCCTTGACTTTTCTCCCCTCTAAGATCTGAATCAGTAGAGGTACCTCTACTCGTTCGAATTCAGTTGTATGCTAACTTCTCTGAAATCAGATATTTTACCTACAAGCAATTACTTATTCTAACAGATGTTTCTGATCGTCTTGTAGATAAAGCTGTGCTACAACAAAGTCTTGAACGCATCGTATTCTCAGAAATTACAAGTATTTATTGAGTGATACAACAGCGCATCTTACGCTATTGAAACAGCAAAGATACGGAAGAAGGGAGGGACGGGGaacagggagggagagagaaggggAGTGACGTGGATCAGAGACTGCCGCTTCGTCGACAACGAACCGTTTACTATCGAGCACCAGATCCGACTGGCCAATAATGAAGTAATCAGTCGTGGTTTCGGTGAAGGAACAATCCCGGCCTTCATCTTAAATGATTAACGACACCCACCTAATTCTAAAACAGAATGGTTGGACGCAGACCCACTTTCCAGGGAcacgtcacctcgctcggttgatgCTTCCGAAATTCAAATGTACCGTTTCTCAGTGAGAAGGAACCGATACTTCCAGAAATGCACCGCTGCGAAGGATACGCTGCAAACCGGTATGTGCAATAGTCTGTACGATTTTTCAgaatctttcattccttccccttaAGTTAATGCAGCAACCAGGGATGTCAAATAAAAGAGACATAGGCTGTTCGAGTGCTTCTTGAACGCAATATTCAGCTGTCAGGTCAAGTACTTTTaaaatctaaaaaatggctctgagcactatgggacttaacttctgaggtcatcactaccctagaacttagaactacttacacctaacctaaggacatcacacacatccatgcccgaggcaggattcgaacctgcgaccgtagcggtagcgcggttccagactgtagcgcctagaaccgctcggcctctccggccggctttgaAAGTCTGTTGGAACACTATTTATGTAGGCAGAAAGGGGTAGGGGTCGTTTATTTCGGGGGTATGGTTGGGGATAGCTCTGGTATTTACGTTAGAGGTAGTTGAAATGTCTGAGGCGCATCCGTATGGTGCAATTCTTCTCTACCCTTCCCTTTCCACCTTTTATGTAAGAGTTCCATGTTACGTAGGCTTCTCAGGTGATGAAAACTGCCCCAGTTTCCGGCTGCTCGAATAAATACACGTTTCTCCTACATTTATGCAGCCGCCTTCGGTGCATTGAGATACACGTTGCGCTGGGCGGAATATTTTTTGTTGCGAGTCTCGCTTAGCGTACAACCGGTGATTAAGTTTCTGCAGAGAAACCGAGGCGGGGCGAGAGCGGCATTGCGACCGAGTTACGGTTCTCAGAAAAGGGTGCGCGCCCGGCGGCGGAGCGCCGGCAGCAGCACGTAGGCGCTGCACACGTGTGCGCCGGCAACGGGGGGTTTCTGAAGTAAGTCAGCGCTAGGCTTCTTGAAGAGCCCACATAGCCTCAAACTGCAAACCAGCTCGACCTATGCAAATGGAAGGTAAGAGTTTTAGTCTCGCCGACGCCGAGGTCACAGGAGACCAAGAGCGACCTCGCTCTGGACGTGAGCAACGAAGAAAGTCGTAGCATTCTGCTGTACTGATACAATGAGGCCACGGAAAACTTAAGTGACGACGGTGCTGAGAGGATATGAACCTCGCTCCCCTCGACTCCGGGTCCACCACCTATGCGACTGCACCGTGTCCAGACGTTGCTTTCAGACCCGTGGAAAATTACTCAAGTGCCGCAACAGACACTGCCGTAATGCCGCCTTTCGTTTCTGACGCAAGAAAGTAAATTACAGGCCACAAGGCGCGGGCCGAACTGAGGATGGCGCCGATAGCGCAGAAAAAATAATCGCAATATCGGCAGCTATAAATCTTGGAAGTGTATGACTTACGAAGGAATAAATTGTGACAAAGCACGAAGTAAAAAATTCAGGGACGCATGCTCGTCCACCACATGGCTGTGAAAGTGCAAATAACAAAGATAAATTTAATTTCGCTAATGAGGTCAGACTCGGCATAGATAACAGAGGCTCAGCATTGGCTGCGGAGTAGTTTCGCTGCTCTCCTCCTGACTCCTTAAATCGTGGACCGTTTCCATCGTTACTTCTTTGTTTCTGTATCGATCTTCGTAACACTGTGCAACGCTAGAATCTCGGAGCATgcaaaagagaaaaagagagagaacaaAGCCCCGCTTTCCGCGTAGTGGATGGCCGAATAAATCACCGGTAAACAGAGCGTGCGTGAACCCGCGAATTCCTGCAGGAGCTATTTTTAAGCCGTCCTTGGAAATGTAAACGTGTTTTGTGTTTGGAGGCGGTGGGCCGGCGTTCGCCAAGGCCTCGTGCCTCCAGCTCCGCGACTGCAGCTGGCCGGACACAGAGCGAGCTGCCACCCCGCGGACGAACTGATTTTGACCAGAAACGTCAACAAAAGAGGTGACAGCGCGTGGAAACGTCTTTACTTAGAAAATGTTTGCGTTGGTCTGCAGCGTAGACCTTCCTCCAGAACGAGTCAGCACGGCTAGGAAATACACAAATGATATCCATTTGCCTACACGTTCTTGTGTTTCGGCAAATAAAACCCAACGCCTGAACAGAAACGAACCAATCAATGTAAACGCAACTGATCTAAAGCCACATTACTTTTTAACTGTGAAAGACACCATGTAACCAATGAAAGGAAATGAATGGAAAGATCGGATGGTGCTGATGACCAATAGTGTCgcacgccttccccccccccccccctccccgaacccCCAACCCCGGGGAAGTTCAGCTACGAAGTTGCAAGGCCTTTCAGCGGACACCGTATTGGGCAACCTACGTGTCGATAATgagaacacaacactcagtcactgagcggagaaagtctccgacccgccTGGCAATCGAACCTAGGACCGCTGGACGGCAGTCAGATACGCTGATCTCTCAGCTAAGGAGGCCGCCCCCTGGCCACTCTTAGGACATCAAATTCAGTTTGGTTATCTTTTCTCAAAATGGGATAGTCGTTCTAACAAAAGCAATCAGCCGTTGTTTTTCCGCTGGAAGTCTTTATTTGTTCATACGCATTTTCAGGTTCTCTCCACGCGGTATTTCTCcacgctatacagggtgtcccggGAGAAAAGGTCAGTACCGAGAGACATGACAGGAACTATAATCCGAACCAAAAAAATTCTCAGCAAAGATAAAAAGTCAGTTGTCAGCAGCACACGGAAACCTTTATTTGATTCACCTTACCGGTTTCGACATTTTAAATTGTCATCTTCAGAATGGAAATTGGCTCAAATCATTGGTAAGCCAGCGGCAAAATAGGAATCGGACGGTAGTGTCCTTTGCTACAGAACCGATAAAACAGAGTGTCATCGCTAAAAATAGATGATATGTGCGATGAGCAGTAAGCAGGTAACTGTGGAATCTCAAATCGTACATAGTATGTGCGACGACAGACAACCAATGTACTCTGAAAGTACTTGTTGGACACAGTTTGACTTTCTGTACAGAAGCCATTCGTGCCTTTTGGCATCATATTATACGAATGCAGTTAATAATAAGGGTTGTGGTATGCGAATGAGGGTGATaacccgaaaccggtaaccactttGAGAAAAATTGTATACGCAAGGAATTGAGacgggcaaaataaaaaaaaaatgtatcaaataTTCATTGAATATTCTCAGTTCTGGATATCTCGGTAGGCAACTGAAAGTAATGTTATTAGTTATCAGCTGCGGTATTATTATAACAATGACCTGCGCGTTAATTACGATTCAATCATATGCTAATCACACTATCTCACTGCACATATAAAGAGGATTGAAATCTACCTTACGGAGAAATATATTCTTCCAGATTGTCAGCCAAAACTGACTGTTGGTTTTCTATAGTTAGTTTTCTATTTACACCACAACTGCAACATTCTGTAACTTTTAGAAGTGTTTTCTAGTCATCACGTGGATCACTTATTACGAATACCAGTTGATTACTTAGAAGAATATATAAATCGGTTTAAAATGTTACGACTGCGTTTCAGATATACTACACTCCAGTAGATCTGGAAACATTTATAGTATCGTAGATTATGGCATTCGACATATGAAAATACGCGAGTCGTGTAATACTGGGAAGTATTTCAGTCACCCTACGATAGGTAATCAGCTTATATCATCCCCCCAGGGTAGGGTTGTCTAGCATAAGGTGCATAAAGTATTTGGCGAGCCTCTTTTGCTTTGGTCACGATGCATCTACAATAGAGAAATCTGTCAAGTTATATTTCTGATGGTGTCGACAGAAATCACTAGCATGTACGAAGACCAGGAATTCACTTGGCGGGCCAAACAAGTAGCAGTGGGGCCAGTGGCCGAGTGCGGACGGAAGAGGCGCACCGCCCCGTCTCCGCAAAGTTTCACAAGCGCCAGCAGGGCCGTGGCAGCGGTccagcgctgcgctgcgctgcgccgcgcctCACCTCACCTCGCGGGGCGGGCAGCGCGCGGGCTGTTTGCGGCGCCTCGCTTGCATCAGGGCTGTCTGCGCGTGTGAACGACGAAGGTCGCCACCGCCGCCGGCAGACAGAGCTGCTCACACGACACGCTTACCGACTGCCTGATCTAGCCGCGCACGTACGTTACCCCCTTTACACCCGAAAGTATCGGCCTATTATCCACAGCAAAAGGATTCTATTCCAGCAGTAACGTGCGTAAAGTCCATTTAACCAGTAACATACGTAAAGTCCCGTACGTAAAAAAACATGGCAGCTGAATGAGAAGTAAGGATACAACAGGCTATAAATCGTGGCAATAAGATGGTAACAATCACAGAGGTAATGTTTCCACTACATATTTGACAaggaacaaaccaacacacagtgtACAAAAACACGAAACGAtacataaatataaaattattaaaaggaaaagaATTGAATGAAGACTTCTATCACTGCCTGTCAGTACAACCAAGACGAACCTTAAGGTAAGAAGCAAATGAAGAAACGGCACTGTTGTTTACGGTACCCAGCAGCTGGTATTAGCCGACATTGGTCTGTACAACTTACTCGCCGAGCGAGTGAAACACAGGCAGTTAATGCTGGCGGCACGTGGGCATCGGAGCGGGCGATGCACCCGTGATCTTGACCGACAATCCGGTCTAAATTTAATCGCCAAGTGATTCACGGCGGGAAGGTGAACAGGCGGGGAGAGGGCGACACACATTCGGGATCTgcgtgcctgcctgcctgccaccTCTGCTGGTGAGCACTCTTCTGTCGTCACGCGCTCTCCTCCCGATTGCGGGCGCCACGATTTTGCGTgacaaaatgaaatcaaaacacCAACAGCAGTGTCGCGAGATAGTGGCTATTTCTTAGTGTGGGGGTGCAGGACAGTTCCATTTTTTAATGGATCGCGGCCGAACACTAGGACACTTTGAATCAATTCCTTTTGTTATTTAAAGTAATAGAGATACTAGAGAAGGGTTATTTTATTCTTAATACTGACTATTGAAAATCAGAAAATCTTGCACATCAGCtgtcacacaataaataaaatttagtgTACCATACCGCCATAAGAGTCTATCATTATACAAGGTACTAAACGCAAGAAATTGGCGCATGCTACGAAGGTATTTAGTAACGAAAATCTCAGTGTGGAGTAAATCCTACTGACCACTCGTCTTAAAATGCACTTCGTATCATTTCTTCTTTGAAATTAGTCTTTAGCCACTCGACCATAGGGCTATAAAATCACTCCTCGTTCGTCACACCTTGAGGTACACGCTCATCGTGCACTGTCTTTACCCGACTTCCTTAAATTTCACGTACATTTCATATGAAGTTCTGAGCCTAAGTACATCAGCTTCTAACGCACACACGGGACGCACACGTTGACGGTACATTTAAAATTGACAGCCATGTCCGACGTGGGACTCGAAGTCAACACCTCAATTAAGGTATGACGTAAATAATGCGAGAGCAGTCCTTGTGCATTTCACACTACGTTGCTATCCAACTGCGTACGAAAACGTTAACTTTTTACTCGAAAAAATTCTACAGACTGGCACAAGAGGCAAAGGCGCCGCTAGTATAGTAACCAGTTGAACTACAGAAATATTAAAGGCGCACTTTTTGTAAAGGGGCTCAAGAGCACAAATTGCAACGTTGGGAAATACAGAAGCTCATATGGCAGCAAATAAAACATCGCGCTATGCGCTTTTGGCCACTTAAAGTTAGGAAACAACTTCACAAACGAGGTTAGAGGAGATGTAGAGAACGTAATATTGCTACTTTGTTTCGAATCGTACAGGCTATTAGCAAACTAATTTTCTGCtgcgttgtgttttttttttttttttcattcgatttCGAAATCTTATGACGTTGCATGTTTTCAGGAGGTGGTGCCCCACAACTCTTCTATATTTGAAAAATGACACATTATCGCCTTCAACAGCTGGCAAATGTGAAATACGTCGTCAGTCTTTAAAAACTGTGCCATGGATTGTGCACATTCATCTTGAAACTGAATTTTGCGTTAACACTTTGAACACATTCATATCGCATACTTTTCTGAACTTGATGATGGTCAGATGACAAACTCGTGGTATAAATAATTTTCCCAGCAGCTCATGGCGGTaatatgacacttttcaattacggCTTCTTGTTACATTATTTCGGTAACTACGCTGAAGTTTCTGAATAAGCCATAAAACGCCACGAAATCgattgaaataaacaaataaacaaatacggATGAGGGAAAATTTAGTAAGAAAATATCCTGCGTGCTtagaaacaaattaattcacaagcGAAGTGTCGCGTAAGTAACGAGATGATTCTGTGAGGGCCTGAGGCCACAGCTTACCATATCCGCCGAGGATGTTGCTGAACTCGTTGTGCGGCCTGGCGGTGAACTCCTCGCGGCGGAAGGCCTCGCGGATGATGCGGTGGTCGGAGAGGACGACGAGCAGCTGGTTGCCGCAGCGCGTGCTGAACATGGGGCCGTAGCGGCGCGCCAGCTTGCCGAAGTGGAGGTGCGCGTCGGGCTGGAGGAAGGGCAGGTAGCCGACGAGCGGCAGCCCCCAGGGCCCGGGCGGCAGGCGCCGCATCAGCGACAGGCGCCGCAGCAGGGCCGCGGCCAGCAGGGCCACGCACATGAACACCAGCGGCGCGCCGTCGAGCGCCTTGAGCGAGCG
This Schistocerca nitens isolate TAMUIC-IGC-003100 chromosome 1, iqSchNite1.1, whole genome shotgun sequence DNA region includes the following protein-coding sequences:
- the LOC126251615 gene encoding cytochrome P450 18a1; this encodes MLLLQSWALRSLKALDGAPLVFMCVALLAAALLRRLSLMRRLPPGPWGLPLVGYLPFLQPDAHLHFGKLARRYGPMFSTRCGNQLLVVLSDHRIIREAFRREEFTARPHNEFSNILGGYGIINTDGKLWKDQRRFLHERLRQFGMKYIGAGKEHMESRIMKEVESVLRTLSDLKGAPTDLNPVLATSVSNVICELIMSVRFQHGDSRFQRFMDLVEEGFRLFGEMAWINFVPALKWLPMPGLWAAKRKLDLNRREMANFFQQTVDSHRETFDRSNIRDLVDTYLLEIEHAKEEERDKLLFEGKDHDRQMQQIIGDLFSAGMETIKTTLQWAVVFMLHQPEVARGVQEELDQVVGRRRLPRLEDLPYLPYTESTLLEVLRRSSIVPLGTTHAATRDVYLNGFMIPKDAHVVPLLHAVHMDPTLWEDPEKFEPTRFLNAEGKVTKPEFFLPFGVGRRMCLGDVLARMELFLFFSSLLHVFDLRLPEGQPLPSLKGNTGATVTPDSYQVCLVERPMEEALDFLSAEDSA